The Leclercia sp. S52 genome has a segment encoding these proteins:
- the mdoH gene encoding glucans biosynthesis glucosyltransferase MdoH translates to MNKTTEYIDAMPLTDIEKAALPKGDISAVHTALDADHHPFTREDDTPLGSVKSRLEQAWPDSLAEGQLIRDDEGRTQLEAMPKATRSSMFPDPWRTNPVGRFWDRLRGRDVTPRYLSRLTKEQQASEEKWRTVGSIRRYILLLLTIAQTVVATWYMKTILPYQGWALINPADMFGQDLLVSFMQLLPYILQSGILLLFAILFCWVSAGFWTALMGFLQLLIGRDKYSISASTVGDEPINPEHRTALIMPICNEDVDRVFAGLRATWESVKATGNGEHFDVYILSDSYNPDICVAEQKAWMELIAEVQGEGQIFYRRRRRRVKRKSGNIDDFCRRWGNQYSYMVVLDADSVMTGDCLTGLVRLMEANPNAGIIQSSPKASGMDTLYARCQQFATRVYGPLFTAGLHFWQLGESHYWGHNAIIRVKPFIEHCALAPLPGEGSFAGSILSHDFVEAALMRRAGWGVWIAYDLPGSYEELPPNLLDELKRDRRWCHGNLMNFRLFLVKGMHPVHRAVFLTGVMSYLSAPLWFMFLALSTALQVVHALTEPQYFLQPRQLFPVWPQWRPELAIALFASTMVLLFLPKLLSIVLIWCKGSKEYGGFFRVTLSLLLEVLFSVLLAPVRMLFHTVFVVSAFLGWEVVWNSPQRDDDSTPWSEAFMRHGSQMLLGLVWAVGMAWLDLRFLFWLAPIVFSLILSPFVSVISSRSTVGLRTKRWKLFLIPEEYSPPQVLVDTDKYLELNRSRSLEDGFMHAVFNPSFNALATAMATARHRASHVLEIARDRHVEQALNETPEKLNRDRRLVLLSDPVTMSRLHYRVWSAPERYSSWVHHYETLKMNPQALKAK, encoded by the coding sequence ATGAATAAGACAACTGAGTATATCGATGCCATGCCGCTGACCGATATCGAGAAGGCGGCACTGCCGAAGGGTGACATCAGCGCGGTGCATACCGCGCTGGATGCCGATCATCATCCGTTTACCCGTGAAGATGATACCCCGCTGGGCTCGGTTAAAAGCCGCCTTGAGCAGGCCTGGCCCGACTCACTGGCCGAAGGCCAGCTGATTCGCGATGACGAAGGGCGTACCCAGCTTGAGGCGATGCCGAAAGCGACGCGCTCCTCGATGTTCCCGGATCCCTGGCGCACCAACCCGGTGGGCCGCTTCTGGGATCGTCTGCGTGGCCGCGACGTGACCCCGCGTTACCTCTCCCGCCTGACGAAAGAGCAGCAGGCCAGCGAGGAAAAATGGCGTACCGTCGGCAGTATTCGTCGCTACATCCTGCTGCTGCTGACCATCGCGCAGACCGTCGTCGCCACCTGGTATATGAAGACCATTCTGCCTTACCAGGGCTGGGCGCTGATCAATCCGGCCGATATGTTCGGCCAGGATCTGCTGGTCTCGTTTATGCAGCTGCTGCCGTATATTCTGCAAAGCGGCATCCTGCTTCTGTTCGCCATCCTCTTCTGCTGGGTATCGGCCGGTTTCTGGACCGCGCTGATGGGCTTCCTGCAGCTGTTGATCGGCCGGGACAAATACAGCATCTCTGCGTCGACGGTGGGGGATGAACCTATCAACCCTGAGCACCGCACGGCGCTGATCATGCCTATCTGTAACGAAGACGTGGATCGCGTCTTCGCCGGCCTGCGCGCCACCTGGGAGTCGGTGAAAGCTACCGGTAACGGCGAACACTTCGACGTTTACATCCTGAGTGACAGCTACAACCCCGACATTTGCGTGGCGGAACAGAAAGCCTGGATGGAGCTGATCGCCGAAGTGCAGGGCGAAGGGCAGATCTTCTACCGTCGCCGCCGTCGTCGCGTGAAGCGTAAAAGCGGCAACATCGATGACTTCTGCCGTCGCTGGGGTAATCAGTACAGCTACATGGTGGTGCTGGATGCCGATTCGGTGATGACCGGTGACTGCCTGACGGGCCTTGTGCGCCTGATGGAAGCCAACCCGAATGCCGGGATCATCCAGTCTTCGCCAAAAGCGTCAGGCATGGACACGCTGTATGCGCGCTGCCAGCAGTTTGCGACCCGCGTATACGGGCCGCTGTTCACCGCCGGTCTGCACTTCTGGCAGCTGGGTGAATCGCACTACTGGGGGCATAACGCCATCATCCGCGTGAAGCCGTTCATCGAGCACTGTGCGCTGGCACCGCTGCCGGGCGAAGGCTCGTTTGCGGGCTCGATCCTGTCGCATGACTTCGTGGAAGCGGCGCTGATGCGTCGTGCCGGTTGGGGGGTGTGGATTGCCTACGACCTGCCGGGTTCCTATGAAGAGCTGCCGCCGAACCTGCTGGATGAGCTGAAGCGTGACCGTCGTTGGTGTCACGGTAACCTGATGAACTTCCGCCTGTTCCTCGTCAAAGGGATGCACCCGGTACACCGTGCCGTGTTCCTGACCGGGGTAATGTCCTACCTCTCCGCGCCGCTGTGGTTTATGTTCCTCGCCCTGTCGACCGCGCTGCAGGTGGTGCATGCCCTGACCGAGCCGCAGTACTTCCTGCAACCGCGCCAGCTGTTCCCGGTGTGGCCGCAGTGGCGTCCTGAGCTGGCGATTGCGCTCTTTGCCTCGACCATGGTGCTGCTGTTCCTGCCGAAGCTGCTGAGTATCGTGCTGATCTGGTGTAAAGGCTCGAAAGAGTACGGCGGTTTCTTCCGTGTGACGCTCTCCCTGCTGCTGGAGGTCCTGTTCTCGGTGCTGCTGGCGCCGGTGCGTATGCTGTTCCACACCGTCTTCGTGGTCAGCGCGTTCCTCGGCTGGGAAGTGGTCTGGAACTCACCGCAGCGTGACGATGACTCCACCCCGTGGAGTGAAGCGTTCATGCGTCACGGCTCGCAGATGCTGCTTGGCCTGGTGTGGGCCGTCGGGATGGCGTGGCTGGATCTGCGCTTCCTGTTCTGGCTGGCGCCGATTGTCTTCTCGCTGATCCTGTCGCCGTTTGTGTCGGTGATCTCCAGCCGCTCGACCGTGGGTCTGCGCACCAAACGCTGGAAGCTGTTCCTGATCCCGGAAGAGTATTCCCCGCCGCAGGTGCTGGTGGATACCGACAAGTATCTGGAGCTCAACCGCAGCCGTTCACTGGAAGATGGTTTTATGCACGCCGTGTTTAACCCATCCTTCAACGCCCTGGCCACCGCCATGGCGACAGCCCGTCACCGTGCCAGCCATGTGCTGGAGATCGCCCGCGATCGCCACGTTGAGCAGGCGCTGAACGAAACGCCGGAGAAGCTGAACCGCGATCGTCGTCTGGTGTTGCTGAGCGACCCGGTTACCATGTCGCGTCTGCACTATCGTGTCTGGTCCGCCCCGGAGAGATACTCTTCCTGGGTGCACCATTATGAGACGTTGAAGATGAACCCGCAGGCGCTGAAGGCCAAATAA
- a CDS encoding YceI family protein, whose product MKQSLLGLTLGSLLFTTGAAVAADYKIDKQGQHAFVNFRIQHLGYSWLYGTFKDFDGSFTFDESNPAADKVNVTLNTNSLDTNHAERDKHLRSADFLNVAKFPQATFTSTEVKKDGDGLDITGDLTLNGVTKPVKLDAKLMGQGDDPWGGKRAGFEATGKIHLKDFNITTDLGPASQDVELIISVEGVQQK is encoded by the coding sequence ATGAAACAAAGCCTGCTGGGTTTAACCTTAGGTTCTCTGCTGTTCACCACCGGCGCCGCGGTGGCAGCCGACTACAAAATTGATAAACAAGGCCAGCACGCCTTTGTAAATTTCCGCATCCAGCATCTGGGCTACAGCTGGCTGTACGGCACATTTAAGGATTTCGACGGCTCCTTCACCTTCGATGAGAGCAATCCAGCGGCCGATAAGGTCAACGTGACCCTGAACACCAACAGCCTGGATACCAACCACGCCGAGCGCGATAAGCACCTGCGCAGCGCGGACTTCCTCAACGTGGCGAAGTTCCCGCAGGCTACGTTCACCTCGACCGAAGTGAAAAAAGACGGTGACGGGCTGGATATCACCGGCGACCTGACGCTGAACGGCGTGACCAAGCCGGTCAAGCTGGATGCAAAACTGATGGGTCAGGGTGACGATCCCTGGGGCGGCAAACGTGCAGGATTTGAAGCGACAGGTAAAATTCACCTGAAAGACTTCAACATCACCACCGATCTGGGCCCGGCGTCGCAGGACGTGGAGCTGATTATTTCGGTGGAAGGGGTACAGCAGAAGTAA
- the mdoG gene encoding glucans biosynthesis protein MdoG produces the protein MMKMRWLGAAVLLSLYTSSALAFTIDDVAKQAKSMAGKGYEAPKSNLPSVFRDMKYADYQQIQFNHDKAYWNKIKTPFKLEFYHQGMYFDTPVTINEVTSNAVRKIKYSPDYFNFGNVQHDKDTVKDLGFAGFKVLYPINSKDKNDEIVSMLGASYFRVIGGGQVYGLSARGLAIDTALPSGEEFPRFREFWIERPKPTDKRLTIYALLDSPRATGAYRFTIIPGRDTVVDVQSKVYLRDKVGKLGVAPLTSMFLFGPNQPSSATNFRPELHDSNGLSILAGNGEWIWRPLNNPKHLAVSSFSMENPQGFGLLQRGRQFSRFEDLDDRYDLRPSAWITPKGEWGKGKVELVEIPTNDETNDNIVAYWTPDQLPEAGKEMNFNYSITMSRDEDKLHAADNAYVLQTRRSTGDVKQSNLIRQPDGTIAFVVDFTGQEMAKLAPETPVTAQASIGDNGEIVENNVRYNPVTKGWRLTLRVKLKDAKQPTEMRASLVNADQPLSETWSYQLPANE, from the coding sequence ATGATGAAAATGCGTTGGTTAGGGGCAGCCGTCTTGTTGTCTCTGTATACCTCATCGGCCCTGGCCTTTACCATCGACGACGTCGCAAAACAGGCAAAATCGATGGCGGGTAAGGGGTACGAAGCGCCAAAAAGTAACTTGCCCTCCGTTTTCCGCGACATGAAATATGCGGACTATCAGCAGATCCAGTTTAATCACGATAAAGCGTACTGGAATAAGATTAAAACCCCGTTCAAGCTTGAGTTTTATCATCAGGGGATGTACTTCGACACGCCTGTCACCATTAATGAAGTGACATCCAACGCGGTACGTAAAATCAAGTACAGCCCGGACTATTTTAATTTCGGCAATGTGCAACACGATAAAGACACCGTGAAAGATCTGGGCTTCGCGGGCTTTAAAGTGCTTTACCCCATCAACAGTAAAGATAAGAACGACGAAATTGTCAGCATGCTGGGGGCAAGCTATTTCCGCGTGATCGGTGGCGGCCAGGTTTATGGCCTCTCTGCGCGCGGTCTGGCGATCGATACCGCACTGCCTTCCGGAGAAGAGTTCCCTCGTTTCCGCGAGTTCTGGATTGAACGTCCAAAACCAACCGACAAGCGCCTGACCATCTATGCGCTGCTGGACTCCCCGCGTGCAACCGGCGCCTATCGCTTTACCATTATTCCAGGTCGCGACACCGTGGTTGACGTGCAGTCTAAAGTCTATCTGCGCGATAAAGTCGGCAAACTGGGCGTTGCGCCGCTGACCAGTATGTTCCTGTTCGGGCCTAACCAGCCGTCGTCTGCCACCAACTTCCGCCCGGAGCTGCACGACTCTAACGGTCTGTCGATCCTGGCCGGCAACGGCGAGTGGATCTGGCGTCCGCTGAACAACCCGAAACACCTGGCGGTAAGCAGCTTCAGCATGGAAAACCCACAGGGGTTCGGCCTGCTGCAGCGCGGTCGTCAGTTCTCTCGTTTTGAAGATCTGGACGATCGTTACGATCTGCGCCCAAGCGCCTGGATCACCCCGAAAGGCGAGTGGGGCAAAGGCAAGGTTGAGCTGGTAGAGATCCCGACCAACGACGAAACCAACGACAACATCGTCGCCTACTGGACGCCGGATCAGCTGCCGGAAGCCGGAAAAGAGATGAACTTCAACTACTCCATCACCATGAGCCGCGATGAAGACAAGCTGCATGCGGCAGACAACGCGTATGTGCTGCAGACGCGTCGTTCCACCGGTGATGTGAAACAGTCGAATCTGATCCGCCAGCCGGATGGCACCATCGCGTTCGTGGTGGACTTCACCGGCCAGGAGATGGCTAAACTGGCACCGGAAACCCCGGTCACCGCGCAGGCGAGCATCGGTGACAACGGTGAAATCGTTGAAAACAACGTGCGTTATAACCCGGTCACTAAAGGCTGGCGTTTAACCCTGCGTGTGAAACTGAAAGACGCGAAACAACCGACTGAGATGCGTGCCTCTCTGGTGAACGCCGATCAGCCGCTGAGTGAAACCTGGAGCTATCAGCTACCTGCCAATGAATAA
- a CDS encoding YceO family protein — MRRIVNYLVNNIREHLMLYIVLWSLLAIIDILYIVFF; from the coding sequence ATGCGTCGTATTGTTAATTATCTGGTCAATAATATTCGCGAGCATCTGATGCTCTATATTGTGCTGTGGTCGCTCCTGGCGATCATCGATATTCTGTACATTGTATTTTTCTGA
- the mdtG gene encoding multidrug efflux MFS transporter MdtG, translated as MSPSETPINWKRNLTVAWLGCFLTGAAFSLVMPFLPLYVEQLGVSGHSALNMWSGLVFSITFLFSAIASPFWGGLADRKGRKIMLLRSALGMAIIMLLMGMAQNIWQFLILRAVLGLLGGFVPNANALIATQIPRHKSGWALGTLSTGAVSGALLGPLAGGLLADSYGLRPVFFITAGVLFACFLLTFFCIRENFTPVPKKEMLHARQVFASLKNPKLVLSLFVTTLIIQVATGSIAPILTLYVRDLAGHVSNIAFISGLIASVPGVAALISAPRLGKLGDRIGPERILIVALVISVLLLIPMSFVQSPWQLGVLRFLLGAADGALLPAVQTLLVYNSTNQIAGRIFSYNQSFRDIGNVTGPLLGAGIAASYGFRAVFIVTACVVMFNAFYSWVSLSRAVRQPRAVAEPDKVSAPD; from the coding sequence ATGTCTCCCTCAGAAACGCCAATTAACTGGAAGCGGAACCTCACGGTGGCCTGGCTGGGCTGCTTTCTTACGGGTGCCGCCTTTAGCCTGGTGATGCCTTTCCTGCCGCTGTATGTCGAGCAACTGGGCGTCAGCGGCCACAGCGCCTTGAATATGTGGTCGGGACTGGTGTTCAGCATCACCTTCCTCTTCTCCGCCATTGCGTCGCCCTTCTGGGGTGGGCTGGCGGATCGCAAGGGGCGTAAGATTATGCTGCTGCGCTCGGCGCTGGGCATGGCGATTATCATGCTGCTGATGGGGATGGCGCAGAACATCTGGCAGTTTCTGATCTTACGCGCCGTGCTGGGGCTGCTGGGCGGGTTTGTGCCCAATGCCAACGCCCTTATCGCCACACAAATACCCCGCCACAAAAGCGGCTGGGCGCTGGGTACACTCTCCACCGGTGCGGTAAGCGGTGCCCTGCTCGGCCCGCTGGCAGGCGGATTGCTGGCGGACAGCTACGGTTTGCGACCGGTCTTTTTCATCACCGCGGGCGTGCTGTTTGCCTGCTTCCTGCTGACCTTTTTCTGCATCCGGGAAAATTTCACCCCGGTGCCGAAAAAAGAGATGCTGCATGCCCGTCAGGTTTTCGCCTCGCTGAAAAACCCCAAACTGGTGCTCAGCCTGTTTGTCACCACCCTGATCATTCAGGTGGCCACCGGCTCCATTGCGCCGATCCTGACCCTGTACGTGCGCGACCTCGCCGGCCACGTCAGCAATATCGCCTTTATCAGCGGCTTAATCGCCTCGGTGCCCGGCGTGGCGGCGCTGATCAGCGCCCCCAGGCTGGGGAAACTAGGGGATCGGATTGGTCCGGAAAGGATCCTGATTGTCGCCCTGGTGATCTCCGTCCTGCTGCTTATCCCGATGTCCTTCGTGCAATCGCCGTGGCAGCTGGGCGTATTACGCTTTTTACTCGGCGCCGCCGACGGTGCCCTGCTGCCTGCGGTGCAAACCCTGCTGGTTTATAACTCTACCAACCAGATCGCCGGGCGTATCTTCAGCTATAACCAGTCGTTCCGTGATATTGGCAACGTCACCGGCCCGCTTCTCGGGGCCGGGATTGCCGCCAGCTATGGATTTCGCGCGGTGTTTATTGTGACCGCCTGCGTGGTAATGTTTAACGCCTTTTATTCCTGGGTGAGTCTTTCTCGCGCCGTTCGCCAGCCGCGGGCTGTTGCCGAGCCGGATAAGGTCTCTGCGCCCGATTAA
- a CDS encoding rhodanese-related sulfurtransferase, giving the protein MPVLHNLISNEELKARMLAETEPRTTISFYKYFTIVNPQATRDALYKALTALNVFGRIYLAHEGINAQISVPESNVDALRDFLYAFDPALDGLRLNVALDDDGKSFWVLRLKVRERIVADGIDDPTFDASDVGEYLKAAEVNAMLDDPDAVFIDMRNHYEYEVGHFENALEIPADTFREQLPKAVEMMQEHKDKKIVMYCTGGIRCEKASAYMKHQGFNKVWHIEGGIIEYARRAREQGLPVRFIGKNFVFDERLGERISDDVIAHCHQCGTACDTHTNCKNDGCHLLFIQCPACAEKFHGCCSELCSEESMLPEEEQRRRRAGRENGNKIFNKSRGRLNTRLGIPDPE; this is encoded by the coding sequence ATGCCAGTGTTACACAACCTCATTTCGAACGAAGAGCTGAAAGCGCGCATGTTGGCTGAAACCGAGCCGCGCACGACGATCTCGTTCTATAAATATTTCACTATCGTTAACCCACAGGCTACGCGTGACGCCCTGTATAAGGCGTTAACTGCCCTGAACGTCTTTGGCCGTATCTATCTGGCGCACGAGGGCATCAACGCCCAGATCAGCGTGCCTGAAAGCAATGTCGACGCCCTGCGGGACTTCCTGTACGCCTTTGACCCGGCGCTGGACGGCCTGCGCCTGAACGTAGCCCTCGACGACGATGGCAAATCTTTCTGGGTGCTGCGCCTGAAAGTGCGCGAACGCATCGTGGCCGACGGCATTGACGATCCGACGTTTGACGCCAGCGACGTGGGGGAATACCTGAAAGCGGCCGAGGTTAACGCCATGCTCGACGATCCCGACGCCGTGTTTATTGATATGCGCAACCACTACGAATATGAAGTGGGCCATTTTGAGAACGCACTTGAAATCCCGGCGGACACCTTCCGCGAGCAGCTGCCAAAAGCGGTTGAGATGATGCAGGAGCATAAGGACAAGAAAATTGTCATGTACTGCACCGGCGGGATCCGCTGCGAGAAAGCCAGCGCGTACATGAAGCATCAGGGCTTCAACAAGGTCTGGCATATCGAAGGCGGGATTATTGAGTATGCCCGCCGCGCGCGCGAACAGGGGCTGCCGGTGCGCTTTATCGGCAAGAACTTCGTCTTCGACGAGCGGTTGGGGGAGCGCATCTCAGACGATGTGATCGCCCATTGCCATCAGTGCGGCACCGCCTGCGATACCCACACCAACTGCAAAAACGACGGCTGTCATCTGCTGTTTATTCAGTGCCCTGCCTGCGCCGAGAAGTTCCACGGCTGCTGCAGCGAGCTGTGTAGCGAGGAGAGCATGTTGCCGGAAGAGGAGCAGCGCCGCCGCCGTGCCGGTCGCGAGAATGGTAATAAGATCTTCAATAAGTCGCGTGGGCGTCTGAACACCCGCCTGGGTATTCCTGACCCGGAATAA
- a CDS encoding MysB family protein, translating to MTMFATLEEAIDAAREEFLADNPGIEEDDANIEQLNIQKYVMQDGDIMWQAEFFADDGEDGECLPVLSGEAAQAVFDGDYDEIELRQEWLEENTLHEWDEGEFQLEPPLDTEEGQTAADEWDER from the coding sequence ATGACTATGTTTGCCACTCTAGAGGAAGCGATTGATGCCGCGCGCGAGGAGTTCCTCGCTGATAATCCCGGCATTGAGGAAGATGACGCGAATATTGAGCAACTCAATATCCAGAAATATGTCATGCAGGATGGGGACATTATGTGGCAGGCCGAATTTTTTGCCGATGACGGCGAAGACGGCGAATGCCTGCCGGTACTGAGCGGTGAAGCGGCCCAGGCAGTGTTTGATGGCGATTATGACGAGATTGAGCTGCGTCAGGAGTGGCTGGAGGAGAACACCCTGCATGAATGGGATGAGGGTGAGTTTCAGCTCGAGCCGCCGCTGGATACCGAAGAGGGTCAAACCGCAGCGGATGAGTGGGATGAGCGTTAA
- a CDS encoding YceK/YidQ family lipoprotein, whose product MRFFIVITMALLLSGCGSIISRTIPGQGHGNQYYPGVQWDVRDSAWRYLTVLDLPFSLVFDTLLLPIDAHHGPYE is encoded by the coding sequence ATGCGATTTTTCATCGTCATTACCATGGCGTTATTACTGAGCGGCTGCGGGAGTATTATCAGCCGGACCATCCCCGGACAGGGACACGGCAATCAATACTACCCGGGCGTGCAGTGGGACGTTCGCGACTCGGCGTGGCGTTACCTGACGGTGCTGGATCTGCCATTCTCGCTGGTGTTCGACACCCTGCTGCTGCCCATCGACGCTCATCATGGACCCTATGAGTAA
- a CDS encoding cytochrome b, whose protein sequence is MQVRNSPTRYGVISMSLHWLMAIAVYGMFGLGLWMVTLSYYDGWYHQAPELHKSIGFMLMLALVVRLLWRRISPVPPALKSQARATRLVAAAAHIALYAVLFAILFSGYLISTADGKPISVFGLFDVPALLADAGAQADLAGTVHLWLAWGLVSLSALHGLAAMKHHFIDKDATLTRMLGKASPDSGA, encoded by the coding sequence ATGCAGGTGCGTAATTCCCCCACACGCTATGGCGTTATTTCCATGAGTTTACACTGGCTGATGGCTATTGCGGTCTATGGCATGTTCGGCCTTGGATTATGGATGGTCACCCTCAGCTATTACGATGGCTGGTATCACCAGGCGCCGGAGTTGCACAAAAGCATCGGCTTTATGCTGATGCTGGCGCTGGTGGTGCGTCTGCTGTGGCGCCGTATTTCCCCGGTGCCACCGGCGCTGAAAAGCCAGGCGCGCGCCACCCGTCTGGTCGCTGCCGCGGCGCATATCGCCCTGTATGCGGTGCTGTTCGCCATTCTCTTCAGCGGTTATTTGATCTCCACCGCCGACGGCAAGCCGATCAGCGTCTTCGGTCTGTTTGACGTCCCTGCCCTGCTGGCGGATGCCGGGGCGCAGGCCGATCTGGCCGGGACCGTTCACCTGTGGCTGGCCTGGGGGCTGGTCTCGTTATCTGCACTGCATGGTCTTGCGGCCATGAAACACCACTTTATCGACAAAGACGCCACCCTGACACGTATGTTGGGCAAAGCGTCACCTGACTCTGGAGCATAA
- a CDS encoding Kdo(2)-lipid IV(A) acyltransferase: MTQLPKFSTALLHPRYWLTWAGIGLLWLLVHLPYPLIYRLGCGMGRLAMRFMSRRAYIARRNLKLCFPEMSQQERHDMVVKNFESVGMGLMETGMAWFWSDKRMARWTEVTGTGMEPVHQLQAQKTGVLLIGVHFLTLEIGARMFGMQAPGIGVYRPNDNPVIDWLQTWGRMRSNKSMIDRKDLKGMIRALKSGEVIWYAPDHDYGPGASVFVPFFAVDEAATTTGTWTLARLSQAAIVPFVPRRKSNGKGYELMMLEPECSPPLDDAKTTAAWMNDVVEKCILLAPEQYMWLHRRFKTRPEGVPSRY; encoded by the coding sequence ATGACTCAATTACCTAAATTTTCCACTGCGCTATTGCATCCTCGTTACTGGCTGACCTGGGCTGGCATCGGTTTATTATGGTTACTGGTGCATCTGCCCTACCCGCTGATCTACCGTCTCGGCTGCGGCATGGGTCGCCTGGCGATGCGCTTTATGTCCCGCCGCGCGTACATTGCGCGACGCAATCTGAAACTCTGTTTTCCAGAGATGAGCCAGCAAGAGCGTCACGACATGGTGGTTAAAAATTTTGAATCCGTCGGTATGGGGCTGATGGAGACCGGGATGGCCTGGTTCTGGTCCGATAAACGCATGGCGCGCTGGACCGAAGTGACCGGCACCGGCATGGAGCCCGTGCATCAGTTGCAGGCGCAGAAGACCGGCGTACTGCTGATCGGCGTCCATTTTCTGACCCTGGAAATCGGCGCGCGGATGTTCGGCATGCAGGCCCCCGGCATCGGCGTCTATCGCCCAAACGACAATCCGGTTATCGACTGGTTGCAGACCTGGGGCCGGATGCGCTCCAACAAGAGCATGATCGATCGTAAAGATCTCAAGGGGATGATCCGGGCGCTGAAATCCGGCGAGGTGATCTGGTATGCGCCGGACCATGACTACGGTCCTGGCGCCAGCGTCTTTGTGCCGTTCTTTGCCGTCGATGAAGCCGCCACCACCACCGGCACCTGGACGCTGGCCCGTCTGTCACAGGCGGCGATTGTGCCCTTCGTACCGCGCCGGAAATCCAACGGCAAAGGTTATGAGCTGATGATGCTGGAACCTGAGTGTTCCCCACCGCTTGACGATGCAAAAACCACTGCCGCGTGGATGAACGACGTGGTTGAGAAATGCATCCTGCTGGCGCCGGAACAGTATATGTGGCTGCATCGCCGCTTTAAAACCCGCCCTGAAGGCGTCCCTTCGCGCTATTAA